The sequence CGATGCGCACGCCCGATCGCTCATGCTTGGCTCTGATGAGTTCGGCCATTGGCGCCGGCACTGCCCGCATCAGCAGCCGCGGGCCGGCCTCAATCACGGTCACCGAAGCGCCCCTCGACACCGCACTCGCTGCAACCTCAAGCCCGATGAAACCACCGCCAATTACGACCACCTCGCATCGTCGACTAATGAACTTTCGGATCGCTAGCGCATCAGCGTACGTGCGCAGCGTCGCAAGTCCGCTCCCCGCAGCGGCTGGAATGTTCAATGTGCGGGGGCGAGCGCCGGTGGTCAGCAGCAGTCGTTCATAGAACAGCTGCGCCCCATCCGATAGTGTGACGCGGTGTGCCGCCCGGTCGATTGTCTCAACAGTTTTCCCTTCGAGATATCGGATTCCTAACTCGGAGAGGCGTTCGTGGGTGACGAGCAATTTCGGTCCAGGATCTGTCTCCTCGATCAGAGTCACCTTCGACAGCGGTGGACGTTCATATGGTAGCGCACTTTCGTTGCCTATTAAGAAAACGAGGCCCCGCCACCCGCCCTCGCGCAGGGCGATCGCGGCAGCCGTGCCGGCCTCCCCCGCCCCGACGATCACCATCGCATGTTCTTTGCTCAAGCGAGCCAGTCCTGTTTGAGAGAGGGTTGCGCCTCGACTGCCGCACGCTCGAATATGTCCCGCACCAGGGACTTGATCAACAGAGCCTCCTCCCAGCGATTGGTGGTGTCATTGCCCTCCCGATCAGTGATCGCATAGGGACGCGGGCCAAGTTCACAAGCAAAAGAAAGAAGCGCATCCGGACCTGCGCGCTTTCGCCAGCTTCTAAAGCCGTAGTCCCACCATCGCAGGAACAAATCGAGCCAAACCTTGTGCTGTGGAAACGTAATCTCAACCTGTATCTGCTCGCGCGATGCGACGCGGCCATGGAATGCCCATGCCCTGTCGAGCACCTGTCGCACGAGCCCATCGTCCTCGTCAGATATCGGGCACCAGAACTCCCTGCCCACCAGGACGTGCGAGAGGTCCGCTAGCATACGCATTGAAGGAACCTGCTCGATCAGATCGAGAGTGAACAGGAGGTCCGTCGTCATCCTGTTGCGATGCGTCTCGAAGTAGATCGGCATGCGAGCGTCCTCCGCAACCCTAATCCACCCTTCCAACAGCGGGATGCAATCCGCAACGCGACGTGGACGGACGTCGGGCTGGACGTTCAGATGTAGGGCGCCGAGTTGACGGGCCAGATCGATCGCGGCCTTTAGGTCATCGATCGTCTGCGGGAAGCACATACCCTCTACCAAGAGCCCTGTACCGACCAGGGCATGCGCGATTAGCTCGACACCTGCGGGATCGATGCACGACGTGCTGATACCATCGAAGCCGGCGTTCTTTATCGTCGTCACGTTCTGCTCGACCGAGCGCTCGATCTCGTCAGGATGACGTCGTTCCATCGCCCATAGCGATTGCAATACAATCAGGCGCTGCTTCGACACAATGCTGGCTCCTGTGCTGGCCCTCAGATTCGAATAAATACTGTGTTTTGCTCGACCTTCACTTCATAGCTGCGCAGGTCGATGCAGGCTGGCAACGCTCGTGCCTCGCCCGTGCGGTAATCGAACGTCCCAAAATGCTTGGGACATTCGATGATATGCCCATCGACGATGCCATCCGCGAGATGGACTTTCTCATGGGAGCAGTGGCCGTCGACGGCGAAGTAGTCGCCCTCTGACGAACGAGCAATGACAAACGTGCGCCCTCCGTGATCGAAGCGGCGCAGCTCTTCTGGCTGCAATGCATCGGCGGCGCAAGCCGCTACCCACCCAGCTGCGTCAGTCAATGTGGCTTCCTCTCATTGGCTCTCGGTGACGGAGCGTTCGATCTTATGCCCGTCCGTTAGCGCCGACCGAAGTCAGTTGGTAGCATGAACCCGGCACATGTCGCGCCAGATGCGCCTCTCCACCCGGTTCGTTCGTATCAGTGCTATCCGCCGCGCGTGTACTTTTTCGCCTTGATCCGCTCGTACATCGCTTGGTCGGCCTCGGGTGATCCGTCATGTGCCGTGCCGAACCACTCGTCAAACGGGATAATCAGATCCGCACCGTAGTTCACCTCGAAGTACCTGTGGTGCAGGTAGTGGTAGTAATTATCGGTGTCGATCAATTTTTCATCCGCCGTTACTACCCGATCGAAGCCCAGATGTCCGAGCACCGGCGAGAGTGCCGAACGCACGAGCTGAAACATTGCGAGCAGCGGGTTCGAGGGCAGGAGGAAATGCGTCAGCACACTGGAGAAGTAGATGATGTGCTCAAACGTGTGCATCGAAAGACCCGACCAGGGACCCGGGTTGACGTTGTGATGATGAACCTTGTGAACGATATGATAGAGAGCCCCCATGTGGATCAAGCGGTGGACCACATAGAAGTGCAGAGAATGCCACATCGGAACGATCAACATCAACAAGATGAAATAGAATGGATGGTCGTGAAAGTGGACGTAAGGAATGTAACCGTTGGCGAACATCCACCAGGCGAACACTTCGTAAGCGGTCCACACTGGTACACCGCTGCACATCGTCCATAATACATTCTCGACGGTCTGACTCCCGAACAGGAACGTTGGGTTGTTCGAATCTGGCCATTTGACATTGTACTTAA comes from Bradyrhizobium sp. CCGE-LA001 and encodes:
- a CDS encoding sugar phosphate isomerase/epimerase family protein — its product is MERRHPDEIERSVEQNVTTIKNAGFDGISTSCIDPAGVELIAHALVGTGLLVEGMCFPQTIDDLKAAIDLARQLGALHLNVQPDVRPRRVADCIPLLEGWIRVAEDARMPIYFETHRNRMTTDLLFTLDLIEQVPSMRMLADLSHVLVGREFWCPISDEDDGLVRQVLDRAWAFHGRVASREQIQVEITFPQHKVWLDLFLRWWDYGFRSWRKRAGPDALLSFACELGPRPYAITDREGNDTTNRWEEALLIKSLVRDIFERAAVEAQPSLKQDWLA
- a CDS encoding non-heme iron oxygenase ferredoxin subunit; the encoded protein is MTDAAGWVAACAADALQPEELRRFDHGGRTFVIARSSEGDYFAVDGHCSHEKVHLADGIVDGHIIECPKHFGTFDYRTGEARALPACIDLRSYEVKVEQNTVFIRI
- a CDS encoding sterol desaturase family protein, which codes for MYGTRDKRGYWRPTRRPKRSPIFIWPARPKAFLLWLFGYLKYNSPYVLISLVTWIYLTPSHETMREFGIGWVSLILLRNAALTILVYGGFHVVLYIQRRQQTDFKYNVKWPDSNNPTFLFGSQTVENVLWTMCSGVPVWTAYEVFAWWMFANGYIPYVHFHDHPFYFILLMLIVPMWHSLHFYVVHRLIHMGALYHIVHKVHHHNVNPGPWSGLSMHTFEHIIYFSSVLTHFLLPSNPLLAMFQLVRSALSPVLGHLGFDRVVTADEKLIDTDNYYHYLHHRYFEVNYGADLIIPFDEWFGTAHDGSPEADQAMYERIKAKKYTRGG